A region of Leclercia adecarboxylata DNA encodes the following proteins:
- the rpe gene encoding ribulose-phosphate 3-epimerase, which translates to MKQYLIAPSILSADFARLGEDTAKALAAGADVVHFDVMDNHYVPNLTIGPMVLKALRNYGVTAPIDVHLMVKPVDRIVPDFAAAGASIITFHPEASEHVDRTLQLIKEHGCKAGLVFNPATPLSYLDYVMDKLDVILLMSVNPGFGGQSFIPQTLDKLREVRRRIDESGFDIRLEVDGGVKVNNIGEIAAAGADMFVAGSAIFDQPDYKKVIDEMRSELAKVSHG; encoded by the coding sequence ATGAAACAGTATTTGATTGCACCCTCAATTCTTTCGGCTGATTTTGCCCGGCTGGGCGAAGACACCGCGAAAGCCCTGGCTGCCGGTGCGGATGTCGTTCATTTCGACGTTATGGATAACCACTACGTGCCTAACCTGACCATCGGCCCGATGGTCCTGAAGGCGCTGCGCAACTATGGCGTCACCGCACCCATTGATGTGCATCTGATGGTGAAGCCGGTTGATCGCATCGTGCCGGATTTTGCCGCCGCGGGCGCCAGCATCATCACCTTCCATCCTGAAGCCTCCGAACACGTTGACCGCACGCTGCAGCTGATCAAAGAGCACGGTTGTAAGGCGGGCCTGGTCTTTAACCCGGCCACGCCGCTGAGCTACCTTGATTACGTTATGGATAAGCTGGACGTGATCCTGCTGATGTCCGTGAACCCGGGCTTTGGCGGGCAGTCCTTCATTCCACAAACGCTGGATAAGCTGCGTGAAGTGCGCCGCCGTATCGACGAGTCTGGCTTTGATATCCGCCTCGAAGTGGACGGTGGCGTGAAGGTCAACAACATCGGCGAAATCGCTGCGGCGGGCGCGGATATGTTTGTCGCGGGTTCGGCTATTTTCGATCAGCCGGACTACAAAAAAGTCATTGATGAAATGCGCAGTGAACTGGCGAAGGTAAGTCATGGATAA
- the cysG gene encoding siroheme synthase CysG, which produces MDHLPIFCQLRNRDCLLVGGGDVAERKARLLLEAGARLTVNALDFAPQFTVWAQEGMLTLVEGEFNESLLDTCWLTIAATDDDVVNQRVSDACETRRIFCNVVDAPKEASFIMPSIIDRSPLMVAVSSGGTSPVLARLLREKLEAILPQHLGHVAHYAGQLRARVKKQYATVGERRRFWEKFFVNDRLAQSLANQDRKAVDDTTEQLLSAPLDHRGEVVLVGAGPGDAGLLTLKGLQQIQQADIVVYDRLVSDDIMNLVRRDADRVFVGKRAGYHCVPQEEINQILLREAQKGKRVVRLKGGDPFIFGRGGEELETLCDAGIPFSVVPGITAASGCSAYSGIPLTHRDYAQSVRLVTGHLKTGCELDWHNLAAEKQTLVFYMGLNQAATIQAKLLEHGMDAEMPVALVENGTSIKQRVVSGVLTQLGELAQQVESPALIVVGRVVALRDRLNWFSNH; this is translated from the coding sequence GTGGATCACCTGCCAATATTCTGTCAATTACGCAATCGTGACTGCCTGCTCGTGGGCGGTGGCGATGTGGCTGAACGTAAAGCCCGCCTGCTGTTAGAGGCAGGGGCCCGACTCACCGTAAACGCCCTCGACTTCGCCCCGCAGTTTACCGTGTGGGCGCAGGAAGGGATGCTCACCCTGGTTGAGGGTGAGTTCAACGAATCTCTGCTCGATACCTGCTGGCTGACCATCGCCGCTACCGACGACGATGTGGTTAACCAGCGCGTCAGCGACGCCTGTGAAACCCGGCGGATCTTCTGCAACGTGGTGGATGCGCCGAAAGAGGCGAGTTTCATCATGCCGTCGATTATCGACCGCTCGCCGCTGATGGTCGCCGTCTCCTCCGGCGGTACCTCGCCGGTGCTGGCGCGCCTGCTGCGCGAAAAGCTCGAAGCCATTCTGCCGCAGCACTTAGGCCATGTAGCCCACTATGCGGGTCAGTTGCGCGCCCGGGTGAAAAAGCAGTACGCCACCGTCGGCGAACGCCGCCGCTTCTGGGAAAAATTCTTTGTCAACGACCGGCTGGCGCAGTCGCTGGCTAACCAGGATCGCAAAGCCGTGGATGACACCACCGAGCAGCTGCTGAGTGCACCGCTCGATCACCGTGGCGAGGTGGTGCTGGTGGGCGCAGGTCCGGGCGATGCCGGCCTGTTAACCCTGAAAGGGCTGCAGCAGATCCAGCAGGCGGATATCGTGGTTTATGACCGTCTGGTCTCTGATGACATCATGAACCTGGTGCGCCGGGATGCCGACCGGGTGTTTGTCGGCAAGCGCGCCGGATATCACTGCGTACCGCAGGAAGAGATTAACCAGATCCTGCTGCGTGAAGCGCAAAAGGGGAAACGCGTGGTGCGTCTGAAAGGCGGCGATCCCTTTATCTTCGGGCGCGGCGGCGAAGAGCTGGAGACGCTGTGTGACGCAGGCATTCCGTTCTCGGTGGTGCCGGGCATTACCGCCGCCTCTGGCTGCTCGGCCTATTCCGGTATCCCACTGACCCACCGTGATTACGCCCAAAGCGTGCGTCTGGTTACCGGCCACCTGAAAACCGGCTGCGAACTGGACTGGCATAACCTGGCCGCGGAAAAACAGACCCTGGTGTTCTATATGGGGCTGAACCAGGCGGCGACCATTCAGGCGAAACTGCTTGAACACGGCATGGATGCAGAAATGCCGGTTGCGCTGGTGGAGAACGGCACGTCGATCAAACAGCGTGTGGTCAGCGGTGTATTAACCCAGTTGGGCGAGCTTGCCCAACAGGTTGAAAGCCCGGCGCTGATCGTGGTAGGCCGCGTGGTGGCGTTGCGTGACAGACTAAACTGGTTCTCCAACCACTGA
- the trpS gene encoding tryptophan--tRNA ligase, translated as MTKPIVFSGAQPSGELTIGNYMGALRQWVNMQDEYHCIYCIVDQHAITVRQDPQQLRKATLDTLALYLACGIDPEKSTIFVQSHVPEHAQLGWALNCYTYFGELSRMTQFKDKSSRYAENINAGLFDYPVLMAADILLYQTNQVPVGEDQKQHLELSRDVAQRFNAIYGDIFKVPEPFIPKSGARVMSLLEPTKKMSKSDDNRNNVIGLLEDPKAVVKKLKRAVTDSDEPPVVRYDVQNKAGVSNLLDILSAVTGRSIPELEQHFEGKMYGHLKGEVADAVSGMLTELQARYHQFRNDEAFLQKVMKEGAEKASARASETLKAVYEAIGFVAKP; from the coding sequence ATGACTAAGCCCATCGTATTTAGTGGCGCACAGCCCTCAGGTGAACTGACCATTGGCAACTATATGGGTGCGCTGCGTCAGTGGGTGAACATGCAGGATGAGTATCACTGTATCTACTGCATCGTTGACCAGCACGCCATTACCGTGCGCCAGGATCCGCAGCAGTTGCGTAAAGCGACGCTCGACACCCTTGCGCTCTATCTGGCCTGCGGTATCGATCCTGAGAAAAGCACCATTTTCGTTCAGTCCCATGTGCCGGAACACGCGCAGCTGGGCTGGGCCCTGAACTGCTACACCTATTTCGGCGAACTGAGCCGTATGACCCAGTTCAAGGATAAATCTTCCCGTTACGCCGAAAACATCAACGCCGGTCTGTTTGACTATCCGGTGCTGATGGCCGCTGACATCCTGCTGTACCAGACCAACCAGGTTCCGGTGGGTGAAGACCAGAAGCAGCACCTGGAGCTGAGCCGCGATGTCGCCCAGCGCTTCAATGCGATCTACGGCGACATCTTCAAGGTGCCAGAGCCGTTTATTCCGAAGTCCGGCGCTCGCGTGATGTCCCTGCTGGAGCCAACCAAGAAGATGTCCAAGTCAGACGATAACCGCAACAACGTTATCGGCCTGCTGGAAGATCCGAAAGCGGTGGTTAAGAAGCTCAAGCGTGCGGTTACCGACTCGGACGAGCCGCCTGTGGTGCGTTACGACGTGCAGAACAAAGCGGGCGTCTCTAACCTGCTGGATATTCTCTCCGCCGTGACGGGGCGCAGCATTCCTGAGCTGGAGCAGCACTTCGAAGGCAAAATGTATGGTCATCTGAAAGGCGAAGTGGCTGACGCGGTTTCCGGCATGTTGACCGAACTGCAGGCGCGTTATCACCAGTTCCGTAATGACGAAGCCTTCCTGCAGAAAGTGATGAAAGAGGGTGCCGAGAAGGCCAGCGCACGCGCCTCTGAAACGCTGAAAGCGGTGTACGAAGCGATTGGGTTTGTGGCGAAACCTTAA
- the tsgA gene encoding MFS transporter TsgA: MTNSNRIKLTWISFFSYALTGALVIVTGMVMGNIADYFNLPVSSMSNTFTFLNAGILISIFLNAWLMEIVPLKTQLRFGFVLMVLAVAGLMLSHSIALFSAAMFVLGLVSGITMSIGTFLITHMYEGRQRGARLLFTDSFFSMAGMIFPMVAAALLARSIEWYWVYACIGVVYVAIFVLTFGCDFPVLGKKAQTTSEPVAKEKWGIGVLFLSVAALCYILGQLGFISWVPEYAKGLGMSLNDAGKLVSDFWMSYMFGMWAFSFILRFFDLQRILTVLAGAATVLMYLFINGSPEQMPWFILTLGFFSSAIYTSIITLGSLQTKVASPKLVNFVLTCGTIGTMLTFVVTGPIVAHSGPLAALHTANGLYAVVFVMCLVLGFVTRHRQHKAAAAH; the protein is encoded by the coding sequence ATGACTAACAGCAATCGTATCAAGCTCACATGGATCAGCTTCTTCTCCTACGCCCTCACCGGTGCGTTGGTAATTGTCACCGGGATGGTGATGGGAAATATCGCAGACTATTTCAACCTGCCCGTTTCCAGCATGAGTAACACCTTTACCTTCCTTAACGCCGGGATCCTGATCTCCATTTTCCTCAATGCCTGGCTGATGGAAATCGTCCCGCTGAAAACCCAGCTGCGTTTTGGCTTTGTGCTGATGGTGCTTGCCGTGGCGGGTCTGATGCTCAGCCACAGCATCGCCCTCTTCTCCGCCGCCATGTTTGTGCTGGGTCTGGTCAGCGGGATCACCATGTCCATCGGGACATTCCTCATCACCCACATGTATGAAGGTCGCCAGCGCGGCGCGCGCCTGCTGTTCACCGACTCCTTCTTCAGCATGGCCGGGATGATCTTCCCGATGGTGGCCGCCGCGCTGCTGGCCCGCAGCATCGAGTGGTACTGGGTCTATGCCTGCATCGGTGTGGTCTACGTGGCGATCTTTGTTCTGACCTTCGGCTGTGACTTCCCGGTTCTGGGCAAAAAAGCGCAGACCACCAGCGAGCCGGTTGCGAAAGAAAAATGGGGTATTGGCGTCCTGTTCCTCTCCGTTGCCGCCCTGTGCTACATCCTGGGCCAGCTGGGCTTTATCTCCTGGGTGCCGGAGTACGCCAAAGGTCTGGGGATGAGCCTGAACGATGCCGGCAAGCTGGTCAGTGACTTCTGGATGTCGTACATGTTCGGCATGTGGGCGTTCAGCTTTATCCTGCGCTTCTTCGATCTGCAGCGCATCCTCACCGTGCTGGCAGGCGCTGCCACCGTGCTGATGTACCTGTTCATCAACGGTTCCCCGGAGCAGATGCCGTGGTTCATTCTGACGCTCGGCTTCTTCTCCAGCGCCATTTACACCTCGATCATCACCCTGGGCTCCCTGCAGACCAAAGTGGCTTCGCCTAAGCTGGTTAACTTCGTGCTGACCTGCGGCACCATCGGCACCATGCTGACCTTCGTGGTTACCGGCCCGATTGTTGCCCACAGCGGCCCGCTGGCAGCGTTACACACCGCGAACGGCCTCTATGCGGTGGTGTTTGTGATGTGTCTGGTGCTGGGCTTTGTGACCCGCCACCGCCAGCACAAGGCAGCAGCGGCACACTAA
- a CDS encoding YhfL family protein codes for MFKLAKIALVAGILTTLTACTGRVENTKNNCSYDYLLHPAISISKIIGGCGPAASQ; via the coding sequence ATGTTCAAACTGGCAAAGATTGCCCTGGTTGCAGGCATCTTAACGACTCTTACGGCATGTACCGGCCGTGTTGAAAACACCAAAAATAACTGCAGCTACGATTACCTGCTGCACCCGGCGATCTCTATCTCCAAGATCATCGGCGGCTGTGGCCCGGCAGCGAGTCAGTAA
- the gph gene encoding phosphoglycolate phosphatase: MDNLQAIRGVAFDLDGTLVDSAPGLTAAVDQALYALELPVAGEERVVTWIGNGADVLMERALTWARQERAIQRAAQGKPGVDHADIPQEEQVRVLRKLFNRFYEETVEEGSFLFPDVAGTLGALHAKGMPLALVTNKPTAFVAPLLEALDIAHYFSVIVGGDDVQNKKPHPEPLLLVAGKLSLSPEALLFVGDSRNDILAARAAGCPSVGLTYGYNYGESITLSEPDFVFDHFKDLLPVLGLSHSENQELKND, encoded by the coding sequence ATGGATAATTTGCAGGCAATTCGGGGCGTTGCATTTGACCTCGACGGCACGCTGGTGGACAGCGCGCCGGGTTTAACAGCGGCAGTGGATCAGGCGCTGTACGCGCTGGAACTGCCGGTCGCGGGCGAAGAGCGCGTGGTTACGTGGATCGGTAACGGGGCGGACGTGCTGATGGAACGCGCGCTGACCTGGGCGCGTCAGGAACGGGCGATCCAACGTGCGGCGCAGGGCAAGCCGGGTGTCGATCATGCGGATATCCCGCAGGAAGAGCAGGTTCGTGTCCTGCGTAAGCTGTTTAACCGTTTTTATGAAGAGACGGTGGAAGAGGGCAGCTTCCTGTTCCCGGATGTGGCCGGTACGCTGGGCGCGCTGCATGCTAAGGGTATGCCGCTGGCGCTGGTGACCAATAAGCCGACAGCGTTCGTCGCGCCGTTGCTGGAAGCGCTGGATATTGCCCACTATTTCTCGGTGATTGTCGGTGGCGATGACGTGCAGAACAAGAAGCCGCATCCCGAACCGCTACTGCTGGTGGCAGGAAAATTATCTTTATCGCCTGAAGCACTGCTCTTTGTAGGTGATTCGCGCAATGATATTCTGGCTGCCAGGGCCGCAGGCTGCCCGTCCGTTGGCCTCACCTATGGTTATAACTACGGTGAATCCATTACGCTGAGTGAGCCGGATTTTGTCTTCGACCACTTCAAAGATTTACTGCCCGTTCTCGGGCTTTCGCACAGTGAAAATCAGGAATTGAAAAATGACTAA
- the nirB gene encoding nitrite reductase large subunit NirB, translating into MSKVRLAIIGNGMVGHRFIEDLLDKADANRFDITVFCEEPRKAYDRVHLSSYFSHHTAEELSLVREGFYEKHGVKVLVGERAITINRQEKVIHSSAGRTVFYDKLIMATGSYPWIPPIKGSETQDCFVYRTIEDLNAIESCARRSKRGAVVGGGLLGLEAAGALKNLGVETHVIEFAPMLMAEQLDHMGGEQLKRKIESMGVKVHTSKNTKEIVQEGTEARKTMRFADGSELEVDFIVFSTGIRPRDKLATQCGLAVAQRGGIMINSTCQTSDPDIYAIGECASWENHVYGLVAPGYKMAQVTADHILGNENAFTGADMSAKLKLLGVDVGGIGDAHGRTPNSRSYVYLDESKEVYKRLIVSPDNKTLLGAVLVGDTSDFGNLLQLVLNAIELPENPDALILPAHAASGKPSIGVDKLPDSAQICSCFDVTKGMLVAAINKGCHTVAALKAETKAGTGCGGCIPLVTQVLNAELAKQGIEVNNNLCEHFAYSRQELYHLIRVEGIKSFDELLQKHGQGYGCEVCKPTVGSLLASCWNEYVLKPQHTPLQDTNDNFLANIQKDGTYSVIPRSAGGEITPEGLVAVGRIAREFNLYTKITGSQRIGLFGAQKDDLPEIWRQLIEAGFETGHAYAKALRMAKTCVGSTWCRYGVGDSVGFGVELENRYKGIRTPHKMKFGVSGCTRECAEAQGKDVGIIATEKGWNLYVCGNGGMKPRHADLLAADIDRETLIKYLDRFMMFYIRTADKLTRTAPWLDNLEGGIDYLKSVIIDDKLGLNATLEEEMARLRDAVICEWTETVNTPSAQVRFKHFINSNQRDPSVQVVPEREQHRPATPYERIPVTLVEENA; encoded by the coding sequence ATGAGCAAAGTCAGACTCGCTATCATCGGTAACGGCATGGTCGGCCACCGCTTTATTGAGGATCTCCTTGATAAAGCCGATGCCAACCGGTTCGACATTACCGTGTTCTGTGAAGAACCCCGTAAGGCGTACGACCGCGTGCACCTCTCCTCCTATTTCTCTCACCACACCGCCGAAGAGCTCTCTTTAGTGCGCGAAGGTTTTTACGAGAAACATGGCGTGAAGGTTCTGGTGGGCGAGCGCGCTATCACCATCAACCGTCAGGAAAAAGTGATTCATTCCAGTGCGGGACGCACGGTTTTTTACGACAAGCTGATCATGGCGACTGGCTCATACCCGTGGATCCCGCCGATCAAAGGGTCTGAAACTCAGGATTGCTTCGTCTATCGTACCATTGAAGATCTGAACGCCATTGAATCCTGCGCCCGTCGCAGCAAACGCGGCGCGGTTGTCGGCGGCGGCCTGCTCGGCCTCGAAGCCGCTGGCGCGCTGAAAAACTTAGGCGTTGAAACCCACGTCATCGAATTTGCCCCGATGCTGATGGCAGAGCAGCTCGACCACATGGGTGGCGAGCAGCTGAAACGCAAAATTGAAAGCATGGGTGTGAAAGTTCACACCAGCAAAAATACCAAAGAGATCGTGCAGGAAGGCACCGAGGCGCGTAAAACCATGCGCTTCGCCGACGGCAGCGAGCTGGAAGTCGACTTTATCGTCTTCTCCACCGGTATTCGCCCGCGCGACAAGCTGGCCACTCAGTGCGGTCTGGCCGTTGCCCAGCGCGGCGGGATCATGATCAACTCCACCTGCCAGACCTCCGATCCGGATATCTACGCCATCGGTGAATGCGCCAGTTGGGAAAATCACGTCTACGGTCTGGTTGCCCCGGGCTACAAGATGGCGCAGGTGACTGCCGACCATATCCTCGGCAATGAAAACGCCTTCACCGGCGCGGACATGAGCGCCAAGCTGAAGCTGCTGGGCGTGGACGTAGGCGGTATCGGCGATGCGCACGGTCGCACGCCGAACTCCCGCAGCTACGTCTACCTCGACGAAAGCAAAGAAGTTTATAAACGTCTTATCGTCAGCCCGGATAACAAAACCCTGCTCGGCGCGGTGCTGGTGGGTGATACCAGCGATTTCGGCAACCTGCTGCAGCTGGTGCTGAACGCCATTGAGCTGCCGGAGAATCCGGACGCGCTGATCCTGCCAGCCCACGCGGCCAGCGGCAAGCCGTCCATCGGGGTTGATAAGCTGCCGGACAGCGCGCAGATTTGCTCCTGCTTCGACGTCACTAAAGGCATGCTGGTTGCCGCCATCAACAAAGGCTGCCACACCGTTGCGGCGCTGAAAGCTGAAACCAAAGCCGGTACCGGCTGCGGCGGCTGTATCCCGCTGGTGACCCAGGTGCTGAACGCCGAGCTGGCGAAACAGGGCATCGAAGTCAACAACAACCTGTGCGAGCACTTCGCTTACTCTCGCCAGGAGCTGTACCACCTGATCCGCGTTGAAGGCATCAAATCCTTCGACGAGCTGCTGCAAAAACACGGTCAGGGCTATGGCTGTGAAGTCTGTAAACCGACCGTCGGTTCTCTGCTGGCCTCCTGCTGGAATGAGTACGTGCTCAAGCCGCAGCACACTCCGCTACAGGACACCAACGACAACTTCCTGGCGAACATCCAGAAAGACGGTACCTACTCCGTCATTCCACGTTCTGCCGGCGGTGAAATCACCCCGGAAGGGCTGGTGGCTGTCGGTCGCATCGCACGCGAGTTTAACCTCTACACCAAAATCACCGGTTCCCAGCGTATCGGCCTGTTTGGTGCGCAGAAAGACGACCTGCCGGAAATCTGGCGTCAGCTGATTGAAGCGGGCTTCGAAACCGGTCACGCCTATGCCAAAGCGCTGCGTATGGCGAAAACCTGCGTGGGCAGCACCTGGTGCCGCTACGGCGTGGGCGACAGCGTCGGTTTCGGCGTCGAGCTGGAAAACCGCTACAAAGGCATCCGCACCCCGCACAAAATGAAGTTCGGCGTCTCTGGCTGTACCCGTGAATGTGCTGAAGCGCAGGGTAAAGACGTGGGGATCATCGCCACTGAGAAAGGCTGGAACCTGTATGTCTGTGGTAACGGCGGGATGAAACCGCGTCACGCGGACCTGCTGGCGGCGGATATCGACCGTGAAACGCTGATTAAGTACCTCGACCGCTTCATGATGTTCTACATCCGTACCGCGGACAAACTGACCCGTACCGCGCCGTGGCTGGATAACCTGGAAGGCGGCATTGACTACCTGAAGTCCGTTATCATCGACGACAAGCTGGGCCTGAACGCGACGCTGGAAGAAGAGATGGCTCGCCTGCGCGATGCCGTGATTTGCGAATGGACCGAAACCGTCAACACCCCGTCGGCGCAGGTTCGCTTCAAACACTTTATCAACAGCAACCAGCGCGACCCGAGCGTGCAGGTCGTGCCTGAGCGCGAACAGCATCGTCCGGCGACGCCGTATGAACGCATTCCGGTGACTCTGGTGGAGGAAAACGCATGA
- a CDS encoding cytosine deaminase, translated as MSTAPLWLIQNVRLPGRDGLWQLAIENGRFGEITPTGEKQSESYEVLNARGGLAIPPFIEPHIHLDTTQTAGEPNWNQSGTLFEGIERWAERKALLSHEDVKARAWKTLKWQIANGIQFVRTHVDVSDPTLTALKAMLEVKQEVAPWVDLQIVAFPQEGILSYPNGAALLEEALRLGADVVGAIPHFEFTREYGVQSLHIAFELAKKYDRPLDIHCDEIDDEQSRFVETVAALAYEAGIGPRVTASHTTAMHSYNGAYTSRLFRLLKLSGINFVANPLVNIHLQGRFDDYPKRRGITRVKELLEAGVNVCFGHDDVFDPWYPLGTGNMLQVLHMGLHVCQMMGYQQIDSGLNLITHNSARTFGLSDYGIETGNPANLIILPAESGFEAVRCQVPVRWSIRQGRVIATTQLAQTWVQTDSGGEEVFFTKNSPFTERKGA; from the coding sequence ATGTCTACAGCACCGCTTTGGCTTATCCAGAACGTCCGTTTACCGGGACGGGATGGCTTATGGCAACTGGCTATTGAGAACGGTCGTTTTGGCGAAATCACCCCAACGGGCGAGAAGCAGAGCGAGAGCTATGAGGTGTTAAACGCTCGCGGCGGGCTGGCCATTCCGCCCTTTATCGAGCCGCATATCCACCTGGATACCACCCAGACCGCGGGTGAGCCGAACTGGAACCAGTCCGGGACGCTGTTTGAGGGCATCGAAAGATGGGCGGAGCGCAAGGCGCTGCTTAGCCACGAGGATGTTAAAGCCCGGGCCTGGAAGACCCTGAAGTGGCAGATCGCCAACGGCATCCAGTTTGTGCGCACCCATGTGGATGTCTCGGATCCGACCCTCACCGCCCTGAAGGCGATGCTGGAGGTGAAGCAGGAGGTCGCGCCATGGGTCGACCTGCAAATCGTCGCGTTCCCGCAGGAGGGGATCCTCTCCTATCCCAACGGCGCCGCACTGCTGGAAGAGGCGTTACGGCTGGGGGCTGACGTGGTAGGCGCTATCCCGCACTTTGAGTTCACCCGGGAATATGGCGTGCAGTCGCTGCATATCGCCTTTGAACTGGCGAAGAAGTACGACCGTCCGCTGGATATTCACTGCGATGAGATCGACGACGAGCAGTCGCGGTTTGTCGAAACGGTGGCCGCGCTGGCGTATGAGGCCGGGATCGGCCCGCGCGTTACCGCCAGCCATACCACCGCGATGCACTCCTATAACGGGGCTTATACCTCGCGGCTGTTTCGTCTGCTGAAGCTCTCCGGGATTAACTTTGTCGCCAATCCGCTGGTGAATATCCATCTGCAGGGGCGCTTTGACGACTATCCAAAGCGGCGCGGCATTACCCGGGTGAAGGAGTTGCTGGAGGCGGGGGTTAACGTCTGCTTCGGCCATGACGACGTGTTTGACCCCTGGTATCCGCTGGGTACCGGCAATATGCTGCAGGTTCTGCACATGGGGCTGCACGTCTGTCAGATGATGGGCTATCAGCAAATTGATAGCGGACTCAACCTCATCACCCACAACAGCGCGCGCACGTTTGGGCTGAGCGATTACGGTATCGAAACGGGGAACCCGGCAAACTTAATTATCTTGCCAGCGGAAAGCGGCTTTGAAGCGGTGCGCTGCCAGGTGCCGGTGCGCTGGTCGATTCGTCAGGGCAGGGTGATTGCGACGACCCAGCTGGCGCAGACCTGGGTACAGACGGACAGCGGCGGAGAAGAAGTGTTCTTTACCAAAAACAGCCCCTTTACCGAGCGCAAAGGGGCTTAA
- the nirD gene encoding nitrite reductase small subunit NirD: MSQWVNICKIDEILPATGVCALLGHEQVAIFRPRHDEQVFAISNIDPFFEASVLSRGIIAEHQGELWVASPLKKQRFRLSDGHCMEDESHSVKHYDVRVKDGKVQLRG, from the coding sequence ATGAGCCAGTGGGTAAACATCTGCAAAATCGACGAGATCCTGCCAGCCACCGGCGTGTGTGCGCTGTTGGGTCATGAGCAGGTTGCCATTTTCCGTCCACGTCACGACGAACAGGTTTTTGCCATCAGCAATATCGACCCGTTCTTTGAGGCCAGCGTGCTTTCCCGCGGGATCATCGCGGAACATCAGGGCGAGCTGTGGGTTGCCAGCCCGCTGAAAAAGCAGCGTTTCCGCCTGAGCGACGGCCACTGCATGGAAGATGAGAGCCACTCCGTGAAGCACTATGACGTCCGCGTCAAAGACGGCAAGGTGCAGCTGAGAGGCTGA
- the nirC gene encoding nitrite transporter NirC, with protein MFTDTINKCAANAARIARLSKNSPLGFWISSAMAGAYVGLGIILIFTLGNLVDPSVRPLVMGATFGIALTLVIIAGSELFTGHTMFLTLGVKAGTITQSQMWGILPQTWLGNLVGSVFVALLYSWGGGSLLPVDTSLVHTVALAKTTAPAMVLFFKGALCNWLVCLAIWMAIRTEGAAKFIAIWWCLLAFIASGYEHSVANMTLFALSWFGHHSEAYTLSGIGHNLLWVTLGNTLSGVVFMGWGYWYATPKAERPTPATIATVQAKANQ; from the coding sequence ATGTTTACAGACACTATTAATAAGTGTGCGGCTAACGCTGCGCGTATCGCACGCCTCAGCAAAAATAGTCCTCTCGGATTCTGGATCAGTTCCGCGATGGCCGGTGCCTATGTGGGCCTGGGGATCATTTTAATTTTCACCCTCGGTAATCTCGTCGACCCATCCGTTCGTCCGCTGGTGATGGGCGCTACCTTCGGGATCGCGCTGACCCTGGTCATCATCGCAGGTTCTGAGCTTTTCACCGGTCACACCATGTTCCTGACGCTGGGCGTGAAAGCCGGCACCATCACCCAGAGCCAGATGTGGGGCATTCTGCCGCAGACCTGGCTCGGTAACCTGGTGGGCTCCGTGTTTGTCGCGCTGCTTTACAGCTGGGGTGGCGGTAGCCTGCTGCCGGTGGATACCAGCCTCGTTCACACCGTCGCCCTGGCGAAAACCACCGCCCCGGCGATGGTCCTGTTCTTTAAAGGCGCGCTCTGTAACTGGCTGGTGTGTCTTGCGATCTGGATGGCAATCCGTACTGAAGGTGCCGCGAAGTTCATCGCGATCTGGTGGTGCCTGCTGGCCTTTATCGCCTCCGGTTACGAACACTCCGTTGCCAACATGACGCTGTTTGCCCTCTCCTGGTTTGGTCACCACAGCGAAGCCTATACCCTGTCAGGCATCGGTCATAACCTGTTGTGGGTAACGCTAGGCAATACCCTTTCTGGGGTTGTATTTATGGGTTGGGGTTACTGGTATGCTACCCCTAAAGCGGAGCGTCCAACTCCTGCCACCATCGCAACCGTTCAGGCGAAAGCCAACCAGTAA